TCATACAATACCTTCAACACCCTTACTGAGACCTTTTATGACCTTTTCTCCACCTGCAAACAGACATTATACttataaattgttaaaaaagGTGAAAGGTAGCATATTGTTGTGTTTCGGATGGTTGAAACAACAATGACAatgtctaaaatattttttttacctaAGCGAAATCTTAATGGAGCTTCTtccaagtttgattcaaacacTTTCCCAGTGTCTTTCAACTTCCCAGTATAGAGTATGCTGACCTGAAACAGCCAAACCTTACTTGAGACATAATCCATATTGCATATGACTTTGATGCAAAAAAATACTCACCCTTTTTCCATGGACAGCTACTTTACCATCTAACTCTCCTTTTTCAATCTCTTCAATTGTCACCTCGTTTGAAGAAATCTCTGGTTCCGGTAGTTCCTTAGTACTAGCTTCTTTCTCCATGTTCCTATTCATtatggaaataaaaaaaaatcttattggacaaatctattaaacaaaaacaactcTTTTAGCAGAAGCTTGTCTCTCACTTTTCGATAGCTTGTTTCTTCCTCCCTGTAGTCtcctcctctctcctctctttcttcctctttttctttGATAGAGTTCCATCAGTTGATGATTCTATTGCTCTGTCATGTGAAAATGTTGATTGAATCAAGAAAGTAACATAATCAATTCAGTTGTATTGTATCACTTACTTGTCAGTCCCTGGCATATCTTTCTCCTCCTCTCCTTCGTCTGTGCTAATAACAACTGATtccttgtttcttttcttcttcttcttctctggaaGCACATCAGAGCCAAGTTCAACCTCACCAGATGGCTTATCCTCCCTGACATATATTAACACAGATTAGGTAACAAAAGGTTAAAAGCTTACACGTTgatactaataaataaaactaacacAAGTCTGTAGTGAGTGAAGCTTTCTTACTTTATATTATCCATAGCCACGTGAGTAGGATTTGTTGCTTCTGATGTCTTCTCAGAATTCTCCAAAGGAACCTCTGAAGAAACTACCTTTGGGATCTTGTGGTCATTATCGTTGTCAAGTATCTCTACGGAGTCCTCGGAATCTGAATCAGAGACTTGAAACTTCTTCCTTAGTCTTTTATTAAACTTCTTTGCCTTTGTTTTAGCATCATCGTCAGAAGTAGAGATCTGAGAAGCGCGGGGAgatggatcatcatcatcatcatcatcatcattaatGAAACTATCGCTGTAGTCATAATCATCACTGCTAACTTTCTCGACGTCTGTGTCAACAATGTCTTCTCCAAATGACTCCCTTTGGGTTTTCAATTCAAGTCAAGGGATACAATAcaaaataacacaaaatttaACTTTATAAGAGAAATTAAAGGATACGAATGGTCATCATTTAGCATTAAACCGCCGGTGGCGAGGAAGTAGCCAGTGAGGTGAACACTAGGAGAACCGATAACAGAGAAGATAACATCTTCAGCTTCTTGAAACTCAATATTGAGTTGGCAAGAATCAACCTTTTCAGGAGACAGGACACATAAGAAGAGTGGACTTTTGTTCCCAACGTTACACTGAAGAATGATTCTGCTGCTGCTGCCTGTTCCCGTATTACTACTACTCATCCCCAGTGTCGCCTTAAAGATTAATTAACCAAACAGATGAAATCAAAAAGGGGACACAATTGCAAAATCTGAGAGTTTAGGGGTAGAAAGTAGAAAGACCTGGGAAAGGTGAAGTCTTTTAGCATCATTTGTAGTAGTAGTAGCCTTGAGAGTGAAAGGCTTTCCTGGCTTCACTTCAACTCCTGCAAATATATACAACACGAATCATCGGTTATTTGTTGAATATATGctttgagaaaataaaataatagaaacgAAACGATGAACCCACCCCAGAAAGCCATTGAATTTGATGAAAAGAGAATCTCAAAGGGCGACACTTTGTGTTCTTCTCCCTTCTGTGGCGCGGGTTTATACTGGCCGAGGGTTTTATTTATTGCCGCCCTAATTTATTTG
The sequence above is drawn from the Raphanus sativus cultivar WK10039 chromosome 7, ASM80110v3, whole genome shotgun sequence genome and encodes:
- the LOC108815923 gene encoding peptidyl-prolyl cis-trans isomerase FKBP43-like, whose protein sequence is MAFWGVEVKPGKPFTLKATTTTNDAKRLHLSQATLGMSSSNTGTGSSSRIILQCNVGNKSPLFLCVLSPEKVDSCQLNIEFQEAEDVIFSVIGSPSVHLTGYFLATGGLMLNDDHSESFGEDIVDTDVEKVSSDDYDYSDSFINDDDDDDDDPSPRASQISTSDDDAKTKAKKFNKRLRKKFQVSDSDSEDSVEILDNDNDHKIPKVVSSEVPLENSEKTSEATNPTHVAMDNIKEDKPSGEVELGSDVLPEKKKKKRNKESVVISTDEGEEEKDMPGTDKAIESSTDGTLSKKKRKKERREEETTGRKKQAIEKNMEKEASTKELPEPEISSNEVTIEEIEKGELDGKVAVHGKRVSILYTGKLKDTGKVFESNLEEAPLRFRLGGEKVIKGLSKGVEGMRAGDKRRLTIPPSLGYSEEGLKKEDVPKNSWLVYEVEAVKVR